The Oreochromis niloticus isolate F11D_XX linkage group LG13, O_niloticus_UMD_NMBU, whole genome shotgun sequence genome has a window encoding:
- the ablim1a gene encoding actin-binding LIM protein 1 isoform X10 has product MKNGDYLCTLDYQRMHGTRCNGCGDFVEGEVVTALGKTYHPACFVCTICKRPFPAGDRVTFNGKDCLCQYCVEPMSPGPKDILGSSNCAGCGRDIKNGQALLALDKQWHLGCFKCKACNKVLTGEYISKDGAPYCEKDYQTHFGVQCEACHQFITGKVLEAGDKHYHPSCARCSRCNQMFTEGEEMYLQGSTVWHPGCKNTTRTEERHRERLMPPSLLFLQKTERQPTRSSSESICSRPGSSIPGSPGHTIYAKVDNEILDYRDLAAIPKVKAIYDIERPDLITYEPMYTTSLDEREERRESVGELHTARRERSPLPDDKSSRNMSPTPSGEGSYDRRERILQRSTSQGSIGSPVYNRHGYTPTLSRSPQHFHRPDQGSNIYRKPPIYKQHDTASIARQSKSADEIIRSATFPAAHAPFPDDSSRSEGDRWPYSLTALGSEGRRRSREEEEEEALKRKQLQEEHLSKIQSGLGKLILKEEMEKEQIRERHARSLSAQRYDPKQTSCDADQPSPTKTNSLPGYGRNGLHRPQSTDFTQYNSYGDMCGGGREFQHIKDGRAALARMDRGVSMPNMLEPKVYPYEMLMITSRGRAKLPRDVDRTRLERHLAPETFFDIFGMEIQEFDRLPLWKRNDMKKKAKLF; this is encoded by the exons ATGAAAAATGGAGACTATCTGTGCACGCTGGACTACCAACGCATGCACGGTACCCGCTGCAATGGCTGTGGGGACTTTGTTGAGGGAGAAGTGGTTACTGCTCTGGGCAAGACCTACCACCCTGCCTGCTTCGTCTGCACCATCTGCAA ACGACCGTTTCCTGCCGGGGACAGGGTGACCTTTAATGGGAAGGACTGTCTCTGTCAGTACTGTGTCGAGCCCATGTCTCCAGGACCAAAGGACATCCTGGGCTCCAGCA ATTGCGCAGGCTGTGGCCGAGACATTAAGAACGGACAGGCTCTCCTTGCTTTGGACAAACAGTGGCATCTGGGCTGCTTTAAGTGTAAGGCCTGCAACAAAGTGCTGACCGGGGAGTACATCAGCAA GGATGGCGCCCCCTACTGTGAGAAGGACTACCAGACCCATTTTGGAGTTCAGTGTGAGGCGTGCCATCAATTCATCACAGGGAAGGTGCTAGAG GCAGGAGATAAGCACTATCACCCCAGCTGTGCGCGATGCAGCAGGTGCAATCAGATGTTCACAGAAGGAGAAGAGATGTATCTGCAAG GGTCAACAGTCTGGCATCCTGGGTGCAAGAACACCACGAGAACAGAAGAAAGGCACAGGGAGCGG CTAATGCCTCCGTCCCTCTTATTCCTCCAAAAAACAGAAAGGCAG CCGACGAGGTCGTCGTCTGAGAGTATTTGTTCCAGACCTGGTTCAAGCATACCTGGCTCACCGGGTCACACTATCTAT GCAAAAGTAGACAATGAGATCCTTGATTACAGAGACCTAGCTGCCATTCCAAAAGTCAAAGCCATTTATGACATTGAGCGCCCCGATCTTATTACCTATGAACCTATGTACACCACCTCCCTGgatgagagagaggagagacgAGAGAGTGTGGGAGAG CTCCACACTGCCAGGAGGGAACGTTCCCCCTTGCCGGATGACAAG tCCTCAAGAAACATGTCGCCAACCCCATCTGGTGAG GGATCTTACGACAGGAGGGAACGCATCCTTCAGAGGTCCACCAGTCAGGGCTCCATAGGATCACCAGTTTATAATCGTCATGGATACACCCCCACTTTGTCACGGTCGCCGCAGCATTTTCACCGGCCAG ATCAGGGGAGCAACATCTATCGAAAACCACCCATCTACAAACAACACG ATACAGCATCCATAGCACGCCAAAGCAAGTCTGCTGATGAGATCATCAGATCTGCCACCTTCCCCGCTGCCCATGCTCCCTTTCCAGATGACAGCTCACGGAGTGAGGGTGACCGCTGGCCCTACTCGCTCACTGCGTTAG GTTCAGAAGGGAGGAGAAGATctagagaagaggaggaggaagaggcttTGAAAAGAAAGCAGCTCCAGGAGGAGCATCTCAGTAAG ATTCAGTCCGGTTTGGGGAAGCTCATTTTGAAGGAGGAGATGGAAAAAGAGCAGataagggagcgccatgcacgAAGCCTCTCGGCTCAGCGCTACGATCCCAAACAGACCAGCTGTGATGCAG ATCAGCCTTCTCCAACCAAAACTAACTCTCTGCCTGGCTATGGAAGAAATGGGCTACATCGG CCTCAGTCCACAGATTTCACCCAGTACAACAGCTACGGGGACATGTGCGGAGGAGGCAGAG AGTTTCAG CACATTAAGGATGGCCGTGCAGCACTTGCAAGGATGGACAGGGGAGTATCTATGCCTAATATGTTGGAACCGAAA GTGTATCCCTATGAAATGCTCATGATAACCAGTAGAGGGAGAGCTAAACTGCCCAGGGATGTGGACAGAACCAGACTGGAG CGCCACTTAGCACCTGAAACGTTCTTTGACATCTTTGGAATGGAGATCCAGGAGTTTGACAGGCTTCCCCTGTGGAAACGCAACGACATGAAAAAGAAGGCCAAGCTCTTCTAG